In the genome of Bacillus sp. S3, one region contains:
- a CDS encoding PspA/IM30 family protein: MSIISRFKDIMASNINALLDKAEDPEKMIDQYLRNLSKDLGKVKSETASVMAEEQRAKRVVTECQEDMAKMERYAIKALEAGNEGDARKFLEKKAALSAKLTELQTASQLAAANTLQMKQMHDKLAADIGELDARKNMLKAKWSVAKTKERMNKLGASTADSGQSLSAFERMEDKVNRALDEGNAMAELNAAPKDDIADLTAKYDEKSDGVENELAALKERMKHKG, from the coding sequence ATGAGTATTATTTCAAGGTTTAAAGATATTATGGCGAGCAATATTAACGCGTTATTGGATAAGGCAGAAGACCCAGAGAAGATGATTGATCAGTATTTACGAAACCTTAGCAAGGATTTAGGAAAGGTAAAATCGGAAACGGCTTCCGTCATGGCAGAAGAGCAGCGTGCAAAAAGGGTCGTAACCGAGTGCCAGGAAGATATGGCGAAAATGGAACGTTATGCAATCAAGGCGCTAGAAGCAGGAAATGAAGGAGATGCACGAAAGTTCTTGGAAAAGAAAGCAGCACTCTCAGCAAAATTAACGGAGCTACAAACAGCTTCTCAATTAGCTGCTGCCAACACTCTGCAAATGAAACAGATGCACGATAAACTTGCCGCCGATATTGGTGAATTGGACGCGCGCAAAAATATGTTAAAAGCGAAATGGTCCGTGGCGAAGACGAAGGAACGAATGAATAAGCTTGGAGCATCGACAGCGGATTCAGGCCAATCGCTTTCCGCATTTGAGCGAATGGAAGACAAGGTCAATCGTGCACTGGACGAGGGAAATGCAATGGCGGAACTAAATGCAGCTCCGAAAGATGACATCGCCGATTTAACAGCCAAATACGATGAAAAGAGCGACGGTGTTGAGAATGAACTTGCCGCCTTAAAAGAAAGAATGAAACATAAAGGGTAA
- a CDS encoding DUF3231 family protein, with product MGIFRKKKTNTLTAAEVSALWLQYTGDTMAICVYKYFLNIVENKEIKPILEFALQLAEGHLTKIKEFLKSANFQAPIGFTESDVNVNAPRLFSDQFLLFYSYIMTIHGLTAYSLAITNSERQDIQNYFFECTVTSKELFQKIVELAKSQPKFPSVPSIPTPHGAKFIESTGIISNLIGDKRPLNSSEISTLFFNSTKTGFISSLSLAFSQVAQQEEVRHFMLKNVKLAGKDAESFDTILRQDHLPIPEKWDAEITDSTVSPFSDKLIMFHAAFLVNAALSYYGASLGSSFRSDIILTYYKVFTHAMEAGTFSYNIMVKHGWLEKQPEAIDRKSLAQGSEK from the coding sequence TTGGGGATTTTTAGAAAAAAAAAGACAAACACCTTAACCGCTGCAGAAGTATCCGCCCTTTGGTTGCAATACACAGGTGATACTATGGCTATTTGTGTTTACAAATACTTTCTTAATATTGTTGAAAACAAAGAGATCAAACCCATACTAGAATTCGCCTTACAGTTAGCCGAAGGACATCTCACAAAAATCAAAGAATTCTTGAAAAGTGCAAATTTCCAAGCCCCAATAGGATTTACCGAGAGTGACGTGAATGTGAATGCCCCACGTCTGTTTTCTGATCAATTTCTACTTTTTTACTCCTATATTATGACAATACATGGGTTAACCGCTTATAGCCTGGCTATTACAAACTCGGAACGACAAGACATTCAAAATTATTTCTTTGAATGTACGGTAACATCTAAGGAATTGTTCCAAAAAATAGTGGAATTGGCTAAAAGCCAACCAAAATTTCCAAGTGTCCCTTCTATTCCAACACCACATGGGGCGAAGTTTATTGAATCCACAGGAATCATTTCAAATCTAATTGGTGACAAAAGACCACTTAATAGTTCCGAAATCAGCACCCTTTTCTTTAATTCAACGAAAACTGGATTTATCAGTTCGCTTAGTTTGGCTTTCAGTCAGGTAGCGCAGCAGGAGGAAGTTCGTCATTTTATGTTGAAAAACGTTAAATTAGCAGGGAAAGATGCTGAAAGCTTTGACACAATATTACGACAAGATCATTTACCGATACCTGAGAAATGGGATGCTGAGATCACCGATTCTACTGTAAGTCCATTTTCGGACAAATTGATCATGTTTCACGCAGCGTTTTTAGTAAATGCGGCACTATCCTATTATGGTGCATCATTAGGTTCCAGCTTTAGATCCGATATAATCTTGACCTATTATAAAGTATTTACCCATGCAATGGAGGCTGGTACTTTTTCTTACAATATTATGGTGAAACATGGGTGGCTAGAAAAACAACCTGAAGCGATTGACAGAAAATCCTTGGCACAAGGTTCAGAAAAATGA
- a CDS encoding cation:dicarboxylate symporter family transporter → MKKISLAWQIFIGLALGIAVGAFFYGNPQVASFLQPIGDIFIRLIKMIVVPIVVSSLIVGVAGVGDMKSLGKLGGKTLLYFEIITTIAIIVGLLAANVFQPGVGVDRTHLTKTDINSYVSTAEQTESHSMIDTVVNIVPTNIIQSLANGDMLAIIFFSVMFGLGVAAIGEKGLPILNFFRGTADAMFFVTNQIMKLAPFGVFALIGVTVSKFGITSLIPLGKLVLVVYGSMIFFILVVLGLTAKIAGYNIFKLIKYLKDELILGYTTASSETVLPKIMEKMEKIGCPKSITSFVIPTGYSFNLDGSTLYQAIAAMFIAQMYGIPMSIMQQVTLVLVLMLTSKGIAGVPGVSFVVLLATLGSVGIPAEGLAFIAGIDRILDMARTCVNIVGNSLAAIVITKWEGHSLTEHGEQKAA, encoded by the coding sequence ATGAAGAAAATTAGTTTAGCTTGGCAGATATTCATTGGACTGGCGCTAGGTATTGCAGTCGGTGCGTTTTTTTATGGTAATCCGCAGGTGGCAAGTTTCCTCCAGCCAATAGGTGATATATTTATTCGCTTAATTAAAATGATTGTTGTTCCAATTGTTGTTTCAAGTCTTATTGTTGGTGTTGCAGGCGTTGGTGATATGAAATCATTGGGGAAACTTGGCGGCAAAACCCTGCTTTATTTTGAAATTATTACGACAATTGCCATCATTGTTGGACTGCTTGCAGCGAATGTCTTTCAACCTGGGGTTGGAGTCGATCGCACACATTTAACGAAGACGGATATTAACAGTTATGTAAGTACAGCTGAACAAACGGAGTCACATTCGATGATTGATACTGTGGTGAACATTGTTCCCACCAACATTATTCAGTCATTAGCAAACGGTGATATGCTTGCTATCATTTTCTTCTCCGTTATGTTTGGGCTTGGAGTGGCGGCAATTGGGGAGAAGGGTCTGCCCATTCTCAATTTCTTTAGAGGAACCGCAGATGCGATGTTCTTTGTAACAAACCAAATTATGAAATTAGCTCCATTTGGTGTGTTTGCTTTAATTGGTGTAACGGTTTCGAAATTTGGTATTACTTCGTTAATCCCGCTGGGGAAACTGGTTCTGGTTGTTTACGGTTCGATGATCTTTTTCATTTTAGTGGTTTTAGGGTTAACGGCGAAAATTGCCGGATACAACATTTTCAAGTTAATCAAATATTTAAAAGACGAACTCATTTTGGGCTATACGACAGCAAGTTCAGAAACGGTCCTTCCAAAAATTATGGAGAAGATGGAGAAGATTGGTTGTCCAAAGTCGATTACCTCTTTTGTTATTCCAACCGGTTATTCCTTTAATCTGGATGGATCCACGCTTTACCAAGCAATTGCGGCAATGTTCATTGCACAAATGTATGGAATTCCGATGAGTATCATGCAGCAAGTAACTTTGGTTCTTGTATTGATGCTAACCTCCAAGGGGATTGCCGGCGTTCCAGGTGTATCGTTTGTCGTTCTTCTTGCTACGTTAGGTAGTGTAGGGATTCCTGCTGAGGGACTGGCATTCATTGCCGGTATTGACCGGATTTTGGACATGGCACGTACCTGTGTAAACATTGTCGGAAATTCCTTGGCGGCAATTGTGATTACAAAATGGGAAGGCCATAGCCTTACTGAACATGGTGAACAAAAAGCAGCTTAA
- a CDS encoding SPFH domain-containing protein — MSFFRNQFANVVEWQEFRDDMIFYKWSNREIKKGSRLIIRPGQDAVFFNNGKIEGVFRDDGEYDIESQIIPFLSTLKGFKFGFNSGMRVEVLFVNTKEFVVKWGTQNAINIPTLGLPGGMPIRANGTFQFKVHDYIALIDQIAGVKDQYFIEDVRIRITSILDQLLMKWITKEGKDMFNLQANSFDISKGIQEDLDMQMIKSGIMITGFTIMSFSYPKEIQEMITKNASHGMVSDVGRYQQISITDGMASGKMSGGGTASDMAGMMMGMNIAGQMMNQMNQQTQKQPAPTQNTPSPTQPNADDQKRPNFCPNCGTKTAAANFCSNCGQKLIP; from the coding sequence ATGTCTTTTTTTAGAAACCAATTTGCAAATGTCGTAGAATGGCAAGAATTTCGCGATGATATGATTTTTTATAAATGGAGTAATCGGGAAATCAAGAAGGGGAGCCGATTGATTATTCGTCCTGGTCAAGATGCGGTATTTTTTAACAATGGAAAAATTGAAGGGGTATTTCGTGATGATGGAGAGTATGATATCGAGTCACAAATCATTCCCTTCTTATCGACTTTAAAGGGTTTTAAGTTTGGCTTCAATAGTGGCATGCGAGTAGAAGTGCTGTTTGTGAACACGAAGGAATTTGTGGTGAAATGGGGTACTCAAAATGCGATTAATATCCCGACACTTGGACTTCCAGGCGGCATGCCAATTAGGGCAAACGGGACATTTCAATTTAAAGTCCATGATTATATTGCTTTAATTGATCAAATTGCCGGTGTGAAGGATCAATATTTTATCGAGGATGTCAGAATTCGTATCACCTCGATTCTTGACCAGCTCCTGATGAAATGGATTACAAAAGAAGGAAAGGATATGTTCAATCTCCAGGCTAACTCCTTCGACATTTCTAAAGGGATTCAAGAGGATTTAGATATGCAGATGATTAAAAGTGGCATCATGATCACTGGATTTACCATTATGAGCTTCAGCTATCCAAAAGAAATTCAAGAAATGATTACCAAAAACGCTTCACATGGAATGGTGAGTGATGTGGGCAGATACCAGCAAATCTCGATAACAGACGGGATGGCTTCCGGAAAAATGAGCGGAGGCGGAACGGCATCTGACATGGCGGGAATGATGATGGGGATGAATATCGCGGGTCAAATGATGAATCAAATGAATCAGCAAACCCAAAAGCAGCCTGCACCAACGCAAAACACTCCATCTCCAACGCAGCCGAATGCAGATGACCAAAAGAGACCAAACTTTTGCCCAAATTGCGGGACCAAAACAGCCGCTGCCAACTTCTGTTCAAACTGCGGGCAAAAGCTCATTCCCTAA
- a CDS encoding MFS transporter gives MEGWKRNLWVLWIGVFFTSASFSMVIPFLPIFLPQIGVTEHVEMWAGLLFSAAFFAGAIASPFWGSVADKYGRKPMIIRAGFCLFIIYTLTAFVTNPYQLLALRISQGLLTGFIPGAIALIGTNTPGKKVGYALSMISTASASGGIVGPLLGGGIAHLVGNRWAFGSAGIFTLISTILVILWVTEENFTPSKKRGSVKNDIKEAWSNRPLMLVLFLTIITAGSIMTIEPVLPLYIVKLGGSVDKASLLAGIVFSLPGIASALFAPVWGRWADKVGFHRVLVIGLLGGGIGTLAQILFSEIIGFSMIRFVFGVFFCAVYPALNGLVVKSTAEDFRGRAFGLSQTANQIGGMMGPMIGGFIGGIFPVQIVFVVTGILLLAAMGAAYWKGKSLIGLSARKSNA, from the coding sequence ATGGAAGGCTGGAAACGAAATTTATGGGTGCTGTGGATTGGAGTCTTTTTTACATCAGCAAGCTTTTCAATGGTGATTCCGTTTTTGCCCATTTTTCTTCCGCAAATTGGTGTCACCGAACATGTTGAGATGTGGGCAGGATTGTTATTCAGCGCTGCTTTCTTTGCTGGAGCCATCGCTTCACCATTCTGGGGGAGTGTAGCTGATAAATATGGACGAAAACCGATGATTATCCGGGCCGGCTTTTGTCTATTTATCATCTACACTCTAACCGCTTTTGTAACCAATCCTTATCAGTTATTGGCCTTGCGAATTTCCCAAGGACTATTAACTGGATTTATTCCTGGAGCGATTGCCTTAATTGGGACGAATACACCGGGCAAAAAAGTAGGCTACGCGTTGTCAATGATTTCAACCGCATCCGCTTCAGGCGGGATTGTCGGACCTCTTCTAGGAGGGGGGATTGCCCATTTGGTCGGCAATCGCTGGGCCTTTGGCAGTGCTGGGATCTTCACTTTGATTTCGACGATTCTCGTCATCCTTTGGGTGACCGAGGAGAATTTTACGCCAAGCAAAAAGCGAGGTTCTGTCAAAAATGATATAAAAGAAGCCTGGAGCAATCGGCCATTGATGCTGGTGCTTTTCTTAACCATCATTACCGCGGGGTCTATTATGACGATTGAGCCGGTACTTCCTTTGTATATTGTAAAATTGGGCGGTTCAGTGGACAAGGCTTCACTGCTGGCGGGTATCGTGTTTTCCCTTCCTGGGATTGCCAGTGCTTTATTTGCACCTGTCTGGGGAAGGTGGGCTGATAAAGTAGGATTTCATCGCGTACTCGTGATAGGTTTACTTGGCGGCGGGATTGGCACGCTGGCACAAATTCTATTCAGCGAAATAATTGGCTTTTCGATGATCCGATTTGTATTTGGTGTCTTTTTCTGTGCGGTGTATCCTGCATTAAATGGTCTTGTTGTGAAATCAACAGCGGAGGACTTCCGCGGCCGGGCATTTGGATTAAGTCAAACCGCCAACCAGATCGGCGGGATGATGGGCCCGATGATTGGCGGTTTCATTGGCGGCATTTTCCCTGTGCAAATCGTGTTTGTTGTAACAGGTATCCTGCTTTTGGCTGCAATGGGAGCGGCCTATTGGAAAGGAAAGAGTCTGATCGGCCTATCAGCAAGAAAAAGTAACGCTTAG
- a CDS encoding TPM domain-containing protein has translation MSGILGQKRSLLVFLLSFILLLPVGARVNAESFDSEQYIYDFAGLLTGKEEAELQSISSKLGKERNTAFIIITVNGTEGKKLIQYVEDFYDEHGPGYDQAFGNTAILAIDLDKRDVYLAGFKKAEQYLDDGRLDQIREKITPDLSEGNYYQAFSDFITTSHKYMGYEPGVNPENILFTWWFQLIASIIVGGVAVMFMAYRSGGRITVNEQTYMDGNQSRIISKYDNFVRQTVTRERKPSDNSKSGGGGGISSGGHSHSGSSGKF, from the coding sequence GTGAGTGGAATTTTAGGACAAAAACGAAGCCTTCTCGTCTTTTTACTTTCCTTTATTTTGCTGCTGCCAGTAGGGGCACGAGTTAATGCTGAATCGTTTGATTCTGAACAGTACATTTATGATTTTGCCGGGCTGCTGACCGGAAAAGAAGAGGCAGAACTTCAATCTATATCTAGTAAACTGGGGAAAGAAAGAAACACCGCTTTTATTATCATTACGGTAAATGGGACGGAAGGAAAGAAACTCATTCAATATGTCGAGGACTTCTATGATGAACATGGCCCCGGCTATGATCAGGCGTTTGGAAATACAGCCATTTTAGCGATTGATTTGGATAAACGAGACGTGTATCTGGCAGGTTTTAAAAAAGCGGAGCAGTATTTGGATGATGGACGGCTTGATCAGATACGTGAGAAAATTACTCCAGACTTGTCTGAAGGTAACTATTATCAAGCATTTTCAGACTTCATCACTACATCGCATAAGTATATGGGCTATGAGCCGGGTGTGAATCCGGAAAATATTTTATTTACATGGTGGTTCCAACTCATTGCCTCCATCATTGTAGGCGGTGTCGCTGTTATGTTTATGGCCTACCGCTCCGGCGGCAGGATTACAGTAAATGAGCAAACCTATATGGATGGCAATCAATCAAGAATCATAAGCAAGTATGATAACTTCGTAAGGCAAACCGTGACGAGGGAAAGGAAACCGTCAGACAACTCGAAAAGCGGAGGCGGAGGCGGCATCTCAAGCGGCGGCCACTCACATAGCGGCAGCAGCGGCAAGTTTTAA
- a CDS encoding SDR family oxidoreductase gives MKVLILGGTRFLGRAFVEEALGRGHEITLFNRGNSKETFPEVEQLIGNRDHDVSLLKNRKWDVLIDTCGFAPHQIKKIADVLGDNIGHYTFISSISVYKDWIPHNIMEDYHLQSMLTEDQLKDIEAGKISPYEHYGALKVLCEAEAEKHWPGRVLHIRAGQLVGPFDYTDRLPYWVQRVAQGGKVLVPGRSDRPVQLIDVRDIASWVFNMAEHRKAGTFNVTGPNYELTIEELLNTCKAVTNSDAEFVWGDERFLLEHKVQPWTEMPLWIPEHFPLEGETAPWKGAFSFKIEKAVNAGLSFRPLEDTIYDVYQWEKARKEIERKAGISQVKEQELLGIWFQKDKKESL, from the coding sequence ATGAAGGTCCTCATATTAGGAGGTACACGTTTTTTAGGAAGAGCTTTCGTAGAAGAAGCGTTGGGAAGAGGGCATGAAATCACCTTATTCAATCGTGGTAACAGTAAAGAAACGTTTCCTGAAGTAGAACAGTTAATTGGCAATAGAGATCATGATGTATCACTTTTGAAAAATCGGAAATGGGATGTCTTAATCGATACATGCGGATTTGCTCCCCATCAAATAAAAAAAATCGCAGATGTACTGGGGGATAACATCGGACATTATACATTTATCTCAAGTATTTCAGTTTATAAAGATTGGATTCCGCACAATATTATGGAAGACTACCATTTACAGTCCATGCTGACGGAAGATCAATTGAAGGATATTGAGGCAGGTAAAATCTCTCCATACGAGCATTACGGAGCGTTGAAAGTATTGTGTGAAGCAGAAGCAGAGAAGCATTGGCCTGGCCGTGTTTTGCATATAAGAGCAGGTCAGCTTGTTGGACCATTTGATTATACAGATCGGCTGCCGTACTGGGTTCAACGAGTAGCACAAGGGGGAAAAGTATTGGTGCCAGGACGTTCAGATCGACCTGTTCAATTGATTGATGTTAGAGATATAGCGTCATGGGTTTTTAATATGGCGGAACACAGAAAAGCAGGTACCTTCAATGTTACTGGCCCTAATTATGAATTAACGATAGAAGAGCTGTTAAACACCTGTAAAGCCGTTACAAACAGCGATGCCGAATTTGTATGGGGAGATGAAAGGTTTTTATTGGAGCACAAAGTACAGCCATGGACGGAGATGCCTCTTTGGATCCCTGAACACTTCCCGTTGGAAGGAGAAACAGCACCATGGAAAGGAGCTTTTTCCTTCAAAATAGAAAAAGCTGTTAACGCAGGTCTTTCCTTTCGACCTCTAGAAGACACTATTTATGATGTTTATCAATGGGAGAAAGCAAGGAAGGAAATAGAAAGAAAAGCAGGGATCTCACAAGTAAAAGAGCAGGAACTGCTGGGGATATGGTTTCAAAAAGATAAAAAGGAGTCATTGTGA
- the yiaA gene encoding inner membrane protein YiaA: MSNDNEVLLDKGKQKDPKMKVARKEGEPTPAFIGASWAALLVGVAAYLIGLFNASMQLNEKGYYFAVLIFGLYAAVSLQKAVRDKDEGIPVTNIYYGISWFALIVSISLMGIGLFNAGSIDLSEKGFYGMAFVLSLFAAITVQKNIRDTQRARERD, translated from the coding sequence ATGTCTAATGATAATGAGGTTTTGTTAGATAAAGGAAAACAAAAGGATCCAAAAATGAAAGTAGCAAGGAAAGAAGGAGAACCTACTCCAGCTTTCATAGGTGCTTCTTGGGCTGCGCTATTAGTAGGTGTTGCGGCATATCTCATAGGTTTGTTTAACGCATCTATGCAATTGAACGAAAAAGGGTATTACTTTGCAGTTTTAATATTTGGACTCTATGCAGCGGTATCTTTACAAAAAGCAGTAAGAGATAAGGATGAGGGAATACCTGTTACTAATATTTATTATGGGATTAGTTGGTTTGCACTTATTGTATCTATTTCATTAATGGGTATCGGTTTATTCAATGCAGGAAGTATTGATTTAAGCGAAAAAGGATTTTATGGTATGGCTTTTGTTCTTAGTTTATTTGCAGCCATAACGGTCCAAAAGAATATTAGAGATACACAAAGGGCTAGAGAAAGAGATTGA
- a CDS encoding NUDIX hydrolase, whose translation MENELVRVFDNQRKPIGTATRAEVHRQGLWHESFHCWIVSREQEINYLYLQRRCGLKKDHPNLFDITSAGHLLADETAADGIREIKEELGIDVSFTELMPLGIINYCVNHEDLIDNELAHTFLYKKNLDFDVFSLQKEEVSGIIKVKFTDFIDLWSGEKHEINIIGFEINNNGEKLFFDRMAGKQEFVPHGISFYKKIIQLIKEKLNESVS comes from the coding sequence ATGGAGAATGAGCTAGTTCGAGTGTTTGATAACCAGAGGAAACCTATCGGGACAGCTACCAGGGCGGAAGTACATCGGCAGGGGCTTTGGCATGAATCCTTTCATTGCTGGATCGTCAGCCGTGAGCAAGAAATCAATTATCTTTATCTTCAGCGCCGCTGTGGATTGAAAAAGGACCATCCCAACCTTTTTGATATTACTTCTGCCGGCCATTTATTAGCCGATGAAACAGCGGCGGATGGTATTAGGGAGATTAAAGAAGAATTAGGAATTGATGTTTCCTTTACCGAGCTAATGCCATTAGGGATTATCAATTATTGTGTCAACCATGAAGACTTAATTGATAATGAACTGGCGCACACATTTTTATATAAAAAAAATCTGGATTTTGATGTATTCAGCTTACAAAAAGAGGAAGTTTCAGGCATCATCAAAGTAAAATTTACAGATTTTATTGATCTTTGGTCGGGTGAAAAACACGAAATAAATATAATAGGATTTGAAATCAATAATAATGGTGAAAAGCTCTTTTTCGATAGAATGGCTGGGAAACAGGAATTTGTCCCTCATGGGATTTCTTTCTACAAAAAGATAATACAGTTGATTAAAGAAAAACTAAATGAGAGCGTTAGCTAG
- a CDS encoding TFIIB-type zinc ribbon-containing protein yields the protein MILHYKCPSCGSDMSFDPDSGELSCQSCGRHENIENYPEELRTASFSEDEANEYHCENCGAVLMTAAETAATNCGFCGAGVVIADRLSGQLAPGKVIPFTISKEEAVKAFQKWCRKGLLTPKGFMTADRIKSITGMYVPFWLFDLNSKVQVNATCTKVRTYDQGDYTYTETKYFDVYRDINLDYVKIPVDASEKMNDELMDKLEPYPYDQLKEFKTPYLAGYLAEKYNYTDEELLPRAKDKISDYIDSYIHSTLSGYHSVNMKEKQVDTKSVKSNYVLLPVWMVSYDYNHSEHTFAMNGQTGKVVGKPPISTGKVAAWFSGITAGTFFALKCISYMMGGGFW from the coding sequence ATGATTCTTCATTATAAATGTCCCAGTTGTGGAAGCGATATGAGCTTTGATCCGGATTCAGGTGAATTATCGTGCCAAAGCTGCGGCAGACACGAAAATATCGAAAACTATCCTGAGGAGTTGCGGACAGCAAGTTTTTCAGAAGATGAAGCGAATGAGTACCATTGTGAAAATTGTGGAGCCGTTCTCATGACAGCAGCAGAAACAGCGGCAACAAACTGTGGGTTCTGCGGAGCGGGCGTCGTCATCGCCGATCGATTATCAGGTCAGCTTGCACCGGGGAAGGTGATTCCTTTTACCATTAGTAAGGAAGAGGCAGTGAAGGCGTTTCAAAAATGGTGCAGGAAGGGGCTCCTTACCCCGAAAGGGTTTATGACGGCGGACCGGATTAAAAGTATTACAGGCATGTATGTACCATTTTGGTTATTTGATTTAAATAGTAAGGTGCAAGTGAATGCCACATGTACAAAAGTCAGGACCTATGATCAGGGCGATTATACTTATACAGAAACAAAGTATTTTGATGTCTATCGCGATATTAACCTAGATTATGTCAAGATTCCGGTTGATGCATCAGAGAAAATGAACGATGAATTAATGGATAAATTAGAACCCTACCCATACGATCAGTTAAAAGAGTTTAAAACTCCCTATTTGGCAGGTTATCTTGCGGAGAAATACAATTATACAGACGAAGAATTGCTGCCAAGGGCGAAAGACAAAATCAGTGACTATATTGATTCCTATATTCATTCCACACTATCAGGTTATCATTCCGTAAATATGAAGGAAAAGCAGGTCGATACCAAATCAGTGAAAAGTAACTATGTTTTACTGCCTGTATGGATGGTCAGCTATGATTATAACCATTCGGAGCATACGTTTGCGATGAATGGGCAGACGGGGAAAGTCGTCGGCAAACCGCCAATCAGTACTGGGAAGGTGGCAGCGTGGTTCAGCGGCATTACGGCTGGAACTTTTTTTGCTTTAAAATGTATCTCTTATATGATGGGAGGCGGCTTTTGGTGA
- a CDS encoding EamA family transporter — translation MKTWQYALLVFLGGCCYGALSTFVKLAYSAGFTVAEVTGSQYLMGALLIWILALFSKKKKLTLAKIGTLLLSGIPLGLTGVFYYQSLQTLHASLAIIFLFQFVWIGSLFEWIFYKKPPTIGKVVSIGILVIGSILAAGVITEGGGEITWQGTVWGLLSALTYTSFIFLSSTVEKDTPPVQKSALFATGGLITVLILVQPTELLDLPVFIGVAPYGLYLGLLGVALPPLLLSIGMPHIGPGLGTILTASELPIAVILSSLVLAEQVSISQWIGVVLILGGIVAGNVKISKAKMKAVSLEGESVS, via the coding sequence ATGAAAACATGGCAATATGCACTTCTTGTTTTTTTAGGGGGATGCTGTTACGGCGCATTATCCACATTTGTAAAACTAGCTTATTCAGCTGGTTTTACCGTTGCAGAGGTCACTGGGAGTCAATACCTAATGGGGGCTTTACTAATTTGGATTTTGGCTCTTTTTTCAAAAAAGAAAAAACTTACACTTGCTAAAATAGGTACACTGCTATTATCGGGAATTCCACTGGGTCTTACGGGTGTCTTTTATTATCAATCATTGCAAACACTTCACGCATCCCTAGCAATTATATTCTTATTTCAATTTGTTTGGATTGGCAGCTTATTTGAATGGATTTTTTATAAAAAGCCGCCGACAATTGGGAAGGTTGTTTCGATTGGTATTCTTGTCATTGGGTCGATTCTTGCAGCTGGTGTAATCACTGAAGGCGGCGGGGAAATTACATGGCAGGGGACCGTTTGGGGACTACTGTCGGCTTTGACATATACCTCTTTTATCTTTCTGAGCAGTACGGTGGAAAAGGATACACCACCTGTGCAAAAGAGTGCTCTTTTTGCCACTGGCGGTTTGATTACTGTACTGATTCTCGTTCAGCCAACGGAGTTATTGGATTTACCTGTTTTCATCGGAGTAGCGCCATACGGTCTGTACCTTGGCTTACTAGGAGTTGCTCTGCCGCCGCTTTTACTTTCAATCGGAATGCCGCATATCGGTCCGGGACTTGGAACCATCTTAACAGCTTCCGAACTTCCGATTGCAGTCATACTATCATCACTAGTTTTAGCAGAACAGGTTAGCATCTCACAATGGATCGGGGTTGTTTTAATTTTAGGCGGAATTGTTGCCGGTAATGTGAAGATATCTAAAGCTAAAATGAAGGCTGTTTCTTTGGAAGGGGAATCGGTATCTTAA